The Methylotenera sp. G11 genome includes a window with the following:
- a CDS encoding NAD kinase, which produces MHTKFKKIALIGKYMNKSALQLMQNDLSDLAQYLAAKNIEVWVEENTAQHTQLSQYKTLSIQEIGKTADLAIVMGGDGTMLTVARSLIEDDVPLIGVNRGRFGFLTDLRAEDMLAEIDRIVAGNYIREPRMLLSTQVVRQNQVIHSSYALNDVVIKSGLRLIELEVEIDGQFVYKQRSDGLILSTPTGTTAYALSAGGPILHPNLEAISLVPICPHTLSNRPIAVNSNSRIEVTLVQFNEAQLSMDGQSQETLEVGDKIIVQRSERNIFLLHPSDYCYFDMLRNKLNWG; this is translated from the coding sequence GTGCATACTAAATTCAAAAAAATAGCGCTTATTGGCAAATACATGAACAAATCGGCTCTGCAGTTAATGCAGAATGATTTGTCGGATTTGGCGCAATATCTGGCGGCTAAAAACATAGAAGTGTGGGTTGAGGAAAATACGGCTCAGCACACACAGCTTTCCCAATATAAAACACTCTCGATACAGGAGATTGGCAAAACGGCTGATCTCGCGATTGTCATGGGCGGTGACGGCACCATGCTTACTGTCGCGCGCAGCCTGATTGAAGACGACGTGCCGCTGATAGGCGTCAATCGCGGGCGCTTTGGTTTTCTGACGGATTTGCGTGCCGAAGACATGCTGGCTGAAATCGACCGTATCGTTGCCGGCAACTACATCAGGGAGCCACGTATGCTGCTTTCCACGCAGGTGGTGCGGCAGAACCAGGTCATACACAGCAGTTACGCATTAAATGATGTGGTCATTAAAAGCGGCCTGCGCCTGATCGAACTGGAAGTTGAAATCGATGGCCAGTTTGTTTACAAGCAGCGCAGTGACGGGCTCATTTTAAGCACCCCGACGGGAACGACAGCCTATGCCTTATCCGCCGGCGGCCCTATTCTGCACCCTAACCTGGAAGCGATCTCCCTGGTGCCGATCTGTCCGCACACGCTCAGTAACCGGCCGATAGCGGTGAACAGCAACAGCCGGATAGAAGTGACCCTGGTGCAGTTCAATGAGGCGCAGCTGAGCATGGATGGCCAGTCCCAGGAAACGCTGGAGGTTGGCGATAAGATCATCGTGCAGCGCTCCGAGCGCAATATCTTTCTGCTCCATCCCAGCGATTACTGTTATTTCGATATGCTGCGCAACAAACTGAATTGGGGGTAG
- the mgtA gene encoding magnesium-translocating P-type ATPase encodes MTDRFRQFAKLDADEVLRELNASSEGLLESEASERLRKYGPNVIAAVKNKPPFLRFLSLFLTPLPLLLLSLSAVALVTGETHGAEVIVLMVFLSTTLGFVQEYRTGKAAEGLRALVRTTASVQRRRSATAAGETEEVPLSGIVPGDTVHLSAGDMVPADVRLISVKDLFVNQSSLTGESMPVEKYASQTQAAETGIPDLFNLCFMGTHVVSGTAVGVVMATGGHTFFGSIASTIAEEKELTSFDQGVQKYIWLMIRIMCFMVPTVFLINGFAKGNWIEALLFASAVAVGLAPEMLPMLVTVNLAKGGIAMSRKKVIVKRLNAIQNFGAMDILCADKTGTLTQDKVVLERHVDIEGNEDERVLEFAYLNSHYQSGLKNLLDIAVLEHAEVHKKLHEVSVYRKVDEIPFDFQRRRMSVIVEKNQLSHLLICKGAAEEILSICDRFQHGAHVKPLEPAQMEATRRVVSALNEDGFRVIAVAYREVSHEHIAYEPVDESNLILSGYIAFLDPPKESAGPAIAALHQYGVTVKILTGDNEGVSRKVCHDVGLAVDAILLGSQIEAMSDAELAGAVGTAVVFAKLYPQQKARIIAALQKQGHVVGFMGDGINDGPALKAADVGISVDNAADIAKESADIILMEKNLMVIRDGLVEGRKVFGNIVKYIRMSASSNFGNMLSVLGASAFLPFLPMAPVQILFNNLMYDFSQTVVATDSVDDEYISQPRKWELGNIARYIFTIGPISSVFDYVTFALMWFVFECTTPAHASLFQTAWFVESLLSQTLIVHVIRTGKIPFLQSKPSTPLLLSTLAICIFAVYLPYSALAPKLQMIPLPADYWLYLSAILLVYLGLTQVIKTYLIRHFGFD; translated from the coding sequence ATTACAGATCGCTTCCGGCAGTTTGCAAAGCTAGATGCAGATGAAGTTCTCCGTGAACTGAACGCCTCATCAGAAGGCTTGCTGGAAAGCGAAGCCAGTGAGCGGCTGCGGAAGTATGGTCCCAATGTCATTGCTGCCGTAAAAAACAAGCCTCCTTTCTTACGTTTTTTAAGTCTTTTTCTAACCCCGCTTCCCTTGCTGCTGCTGAGCCTTTCGGCCGTGGCACTCGTTACCGGCGAAACCCATGGCGCAGAAGTCATCGTGCTGATGGTTTTTCTTTCCACTACGCTGGGTTTTGTTCAGGAGTATCGCACCGGCAAGGCAGCCGAGGGGCTGCGCGCCCTGGTACGTACGACCGCGTCCGTGCAGCGCAGGCGTTCTGCGACAGCTGCAGGCGAGACCGAGGAAGTACCTTTAAGCGGCATTGTGCCGGGTGATACCGTGCATCTGTCTGCGGGGGATATGGTGCCTGCGGATGTGCGCCTGATTTCCGTCAAGGACCTGTTCGTGAACCAGTCCTCGCTTACGGGCGAATCCATGCCTGTGGAGAAATACGCCAGTCAGACGCAGGCAGCGGAAACCGGCATTCCCGATCTGTTCAATCTATGTTTCATGGGTACCCATGTGGTTTCGGGTACTGCTGTCGGCGTTGTCATGGCGACCGGAGGGCATACCTTTTTCGGGTCAATTGCCTCAACGATTGCTGAGGAAAAAGAACTGACGAGTTTCGACCAGGGGGTGCAGAAGTATATCTGGTTAATGATCCGTATCATGTGCTTTATGGTGCCCACGGTATTCCTCATTAATGGATTTGCCAAAGGCAACTGGATCGAGGCGCTTTTGTTTGCATCGGCTGTTGCAGTAGGGCTTGCTCCGGAAATGCTGCCGATGCTGGTGACTGTCAACCTGGCCAAAGGCGGTATTGCCATGTCGCGCAAGAAAGTGATCGTTAAGCGTTTGAATGCGATCCAGAATTTTGGTGCGATGGATATACTCTGTGCCGACAAGACCGGAACACTTACGCAGGACAAGGTGGTGCTGGAGCGGCATGTGGACATTGAAGGTAATGAGGATGAGCGGGTGCTGGAATTTGCTTACCTTAATAGTCACTATCAGTCTGGACTGAAGAATCTGCTTGATATCGCGGTGCTTGAGCATGCGGAAGTGCATAAGAAGCTGCATGAGGTAAGCGTTTACCGGAAAGTGGATGAGATCCCATTTGATTTTCAGCGGCGGCGCATGTCGGTGATCGTTGAAAAAAATCAGCTATCGCACCTGCTGATCTGTAAAGGTGCTGCCGAGGAGATCCTCAGTATATGCGACCGTTTTCAGCACGGGGCACATGTAAAACCCCTGGAGCCGGCGCAGATGGAAGCAACGCGCAGGGTTGTCAGCGCACTCAATGAGGATGGTTTTCGCGTGATTGCCGTTGCTTACAGGGAGGTCAGCCATGAACATATCGCCTATGAGCCGGTTGATGAATCCAATTTGATATTAAGCGGGTATATTGCATTTCTTGACCCGCCCAAAGAATCGGCCGGGCCGGCGATTGCTGCGCTCCATCAGTATGGCGTCACCGTTAAGATCCTGACCGGGGACAATGAAGGCGTCTCGCGCAAGGTGTGTCATGATGTGGGGCTTGCGGTCGACGCTATTCTGCTGGGTAGCCAGATCGAAGCAATGTCCGATGCTGAACTGGCAGGTGCCGTTGGAACTGCTGTAGTTTTTGCCAAGCTGTATCCCCAGCAGAAGGCGCGCATCATTGCCGCGCTTCAGAAGCAGGGGCATGTGGTCGGGTTCATGGGTGATGGCATCAATGATGGCCCGGCGCTCAAGGCTGCGGACGTCGGGATTTCGGTGGATAATGCGGCGGACATCGCAAAGGAATCGGCGGATATTATCCTGATGGAAAAGAACCTGATGGTGATCAGGGATGGTCTGGTTGAGGGCAGGAAAGTGTTCGGGAATATCGTCAAATATATCCGTATGAGCGCCAGCTCCAATTTCGGCAATATGCTAAGCGTGCTTGGCGCCAGCGCTTTTCTGCCTTTCTTGCCGATGGCGCCGGTGCAGATTCTTTTTAATAACCTGATGTATGATTTCTCGCAGACCGTCGTGGCGACAGACAGTGTGGATGATGAATATATTTCACAGCCCCGTAAATGGGAGCTGGGAAATATCGCCCGTTATATCTTTACCATCGGGCCCATCAGCTCGGTCTTTGACTACGTGACTTTCGCCCTGATGTGGTTTGTATTTGAATGTACAACGCCGGCGCATGCCAGCCTGTTCCAGACTGCCTGGTTTGTTGAGTCGTTGCTTTCGCAGACGCTCATCGTGCATGTGATACGCACCGGTAAAATCCCTTTTCTGCAAAGCAAGCCAAGCACACCTTTGCTGTTGAGTACGCTGGCAATCTGTATTTTTGCGGTCTATCTGCCATATTCGGCGCTTGCGCCAAAATTGCAGATGATTCCGTTGCCTGCCGATTACTGGCTCTACCTGTCAGCCATTCTGCTGGTTTACCTGGGGCTGACGCAGGTCATCAAGACTTACCTGATCCGGCATTTCGGTTTTGATTAA
- a CDS encoding DUF2238 domain-containing protein, protein MSDRQYSSVLCLFVGVFFTWSAIAPHDYFTWFLEVFPVLVALPLLLITCRRFPLTNLVYGLIALHMVILLVGGHYTYAEMPVFNWLRDYYGWDRNYYDRVGHVAQGFVPAMLAREVLLRTSPLKPGKWLFFIVVCVCLAISAFYEFIEWWVALASGSDAVAFLATQGDIWDTQWDMFLAFAGAVSAQLLLANMHLRQMRQMHVYID, encoded by the coding sequence ATGAGTGATCGCCAGTATTCAAGTGTGCTATGTCTATTTGTCGGGGTATTTTTTACCTGGTCCGCAATCGCCCCGCACGATTACTTCACCTGGTTTCTTGAGGTTTTTCCGGTGCTGGTCGCATTGCCGCTGCTGCTGATCACGTGCCGCAGGTTCCCGCTGACAAACCTGGTGTACGGTTTGATCGCGCTGCATATGGTCATTCTGCTGGTGGGAGGGCATTATACTTATGCCGAGATGCCGGTTTTTAACTGGCTGCGTGATTATTACGGCTGGGACCGCAATTATTATGATCGCGTGGGGCATGTTGCGCAGGGCTTTGTACCGGCAATGCTCGCCCGCGAGGTGTTATTGCGCACTTCGCCGCTGAAGCCGGGTAAGTGGCTGTTTTTTATCGTAGTTTGCGTGTGCCTTGCAATAAGCGCTTTTTATGAGTTTATTGAGTGGTGGGTAGCACTGGCTTCCGGCAGCGATGCCGTGGCGTTCCTTGCGACGCAGGGCGATATCTGGGATACGCAATGGGATATGTTTCTGGCTTTTGCAGGGGCGGTTTCCGCACAGCTGCTGCTGGCAAACATGCATTTGCGACAGATGAGGCAGATGCATGTTTACATTGATTAG
- the hemH gene encoding ferrochelatase, protein MAYYNPEPKYEHGNQLKVGILLANLGTPDAPTARALRPYLRQFLSDRRIVEIPRLVWWLILNCIILVVRPKKSAEKYASIWTKEGSPLLVHAQKQATLLRGFLGQKIKSPFAVELGMSYGNPSMASAIEKLKAQHCDRILLFPLYPQYAASSTASALDAAWRALLKTRNMPAIRTIRHYHDHPAYIAALEQSVREHWRINGGKPGKLVMSFHGVPKAHLLNGDPYHCECHKTARLLAEALELKKDEYIVAFQSRFGKQEWLKPYLAGTLEELGTAKTERIDVICPGFSSDCLETLEEIAIEGRHIFQGNGGGAYHYIPALNENDAWIHAMTAIALENLHGWANTEWDGAQARKDAEMTKLRAQSLGASQ, encoded by the coding sequence ATGGCTTATTACAACCCTGAACCTAAGTACGAACATGGCAATCAACTGAAAGTCGGCATCCTGCTCGCCAACCTGGGTACGCCAGATGCGCCCACTGCCAGGGCATTGCGCCCTTACCTGCGCCAGTTCCTGAGCGACCGCCGCATTGTGGAAATCCCGCGCCTGGTCTGGTGGCTGATCCTGAACTGCATTATTTTAGTGGTCAGGCCAAAGAAGTCTGCCGAAAAATATGCCAGCATATGGACAAAAGAAGGCTCCCCGCTACTGGTGCATGCGCAAAAACAGGCAACATTGCTGCGCGGCTTTCTCGGCCAGAAAATAAAATCACCGTTTGCAGTAGAGTTGGGCATGAGCTACGGCAATCCATCCATGGCGTCTGCGATTGAAAAACTGAAAGCCCAGCATTGCGACCGTATCCTGTTATTTCCGCTTTATCCACAATATGCGGCATCCAGCACGGCGAGTGCTTTGGATGCCGCCTGGCGCGCACTGCTTAAAACACGCAACATGCCCGCGATTCGCACCATCAGGCATTATCACGACCACCCGGCCTACATTGCAGCACTGGAACAGAGTGTACGTGAACACTGGCGTATTAACGGCGGAAAACCCGGCAAACTGGTCATGAGCTTTCATGGCGTACCCAAAGCCCACCTGCTGAATGGCGACCCTTACCATTGCGAGTGCCATAAAACAGCGCGCCTGCTGGCAGAAGCGCTGGAACTCAAGAAAGATGAATATATCGTCGCGTTCCAGTCACGTTTCGGCAAACAGGAATGGCTGAAACCCTATCTGGCCGGCACGCTGGAAGAGCTCGGAACAGCAAAGACAGAACGCATTGATGTGATCTGCCCCGGCTTCTCCAGCGACTGCCTGGAAACGCTGGAAGAGATCGCGATCGAAGGCAGACACATATTCCAGGGCAATGGCGGCGGTGCGTATCACTATATCCCGGCGCTGAACGAAAATGATGCATGGATTCATGCCATGACCGCCATCGCGCTCGAAAACCTGCACGGCTGGGCAAATACGGAATGGGATGGCGCACAGGCAAGGAAAGACGCAGAAATGACAAAATTAAGGGCACAGAGTTTAGGTGCCAGCCAATAA
- the bamE gene encoding outer membrane protein assembly factor BamE: MRYIFILLSFLCVSCGTALPSIKPYKLDVQQGNVVTSKMLLQLRPGMTKSQVRFIMGTPLIQDSFHGNRWDYVYQMREGGKLKEQRQVVMIFENELLKSVRGDVIPAGSDQSKANEAEAPTGTRVITPIKKPEEKGLLNKLKFWEKDEAELAKEAAEKEAAAKAKLEAEEAAKAAAKQPQQTPAVVDEPKSLLAVPMEVPAAPDSPAVAAPATEMPVPASPAAEVQPAAAPVQMNAAEPVAPAPSATAPEEPPVKSQAYDSSSGMRFDRKLQSETEEAAPAPAPQPRAGNKTIPAPKELPDESSPSYFDRMLEQIGF; this comes from the coding sequence ATGCGTTATATATTCATCTTGCTGTCGTTCCTGTGTGTGTCATGCGGTACAGCGTTGCCTTCAATAAAACCATACAAGTTGGATGTGCAGCAGGGTAATGTTGTGACATCTAAAATGCTGCTGCAGTTGCGGCCGGGCATGACTAAATCCCAGGTGCGTTTTATTATGGGCACGCCGCTTATCCAGGATAGCTTCCATGGCAATCGCTGGGATTACGTTTACCAGATGCGTGAAGGAGGCAAACTCAAAGAGCAGCGTCAGGTGGTTATGATTTTTGAAAATGAATTACTGAAATCGGTGCGCGGTGACGTGATTCCGGCCGGCAGTGATCAATCCAAAGCCAATGAGGCAGAAGCTCCTACAGGGACACGTGTCATTACTCCGATCAAGAAACCGGAAGAAAAAGGGCTTTTAAATAAACTCAAATTCTGGGAAAAAGACGAAGCCGAACTGGCAAAAGAGGCCGCAGAAAAAGAAGCTGCAGCTAAAGCCAAGCTGGAGGCGGAAGAGGCTGCCAAGGCTGCTGCAAAACAACCTCAGCAGACACCTGCCGTCGTAGATGAGCCAAAATCCTTGCTGGCTGTGCCGATGGAGGTGCCGGCTGCACCCGATAGCCCGGCGGTTGCCGCCCCTGCGACTGAAATGCCAGTACCTGCCAGCCCTGCGGCAGAAGTGCAGCCTGCTGCTGCGCCGGTGCAAATGAATGCGGCTGAGCCTGTAGCCCCAGCGCCAAGTGCGACTGCCCCGGAAGAGCCCCCTGTTAAATCGCAGGCTTACGATTCGTCATCAGGCATGCGTTTCGACAGGAAGTTGCAATCAGAAACTGAAGAAGCTGCGCCTGCACCGGCTCCGCAGCCGCGAGCCGGCAATAAAACCATCCCGGCACCTAAAGAGCTGCCGGATGAAAGCAGCCCAAGTTATTTTGACCGCATGCTGGAGCAGATCGGCTTCTGA
- the dapB gene encoding 4-hydroxy-tetrahydrodipicolinate reductase: MVSPLKVVIAGCSGRMGHALLESVFADAELILHGALDRAENPCLGRDAGEQFGKLSGVKVTSDVEAALNGADVLVDFTRPEASMQYMEACQKANVGMIIGTTGFSAEQKAAIETAAKNIPIVFAPNMSVGVTLLINLVQSAAKVLSEGYDIEIIEAHHRHKVDAPSGTALRLGEAAASALGRDLGQCAVYGREGVTGERDPSTIGFATVRGGDVVGDHTVLFAGIGERVELTHKASSRATFAIGALRAAKFLTGKNAGLYDMQDVLSLR; this comes from the coding sequence ATGGTCAGTCCATTAAAAGTCGTTATTGCCGGATGTTCTGGCCGCATGGGGCATGCTTTGCTGGAGTCGGTGTTTGCGGATGCCGAGCTGATTCTTCATGGGGCATTGGACCGTGCTGAAAACCCTTGCCTGGGTCGCGATGCCGGTGAGCAGTTCGGCAAGCTGTCTGGCGTTAAAGTGACTTCGGATGTTGAAGCGGCATTGAATGGCGCTGATGTATTGGTTGATTTTACGCGACCGGAAGCCAGCATGCAGTATATGGAAGCATGCCAGAAGGCCAATGTGGGCATGATCATCGGCACCACAGGTTTTTCTGCAGAACAGAAAGCGGCCATCGAAACGGCTGCTAAGAATATCCCTATCGTTTTTGCCCCCAATATGAGTGTCGGCGTGACCTTGCTGATCAATCTGGTGCAGTCAGCTGCCAAAGTGCTCAGCGAAGGCTATGACATTGAAATTATCGAGGCACATCACCGTCATAAAGTGGATGCACCATCCGGTACAGCACTGCGTCTTGGTGAGGCGGCTGCCAGTGCGTTGGGGCGTGATCTTGGGCAGTGCGCTGTCTATGGCCGCGAAGGCGTCACCGGCGAGCGTGACCCCAGTACGATAGGTTTTGCTACCGTGCGCGGCGGTGATGTGGTGGGTGACCATACCGTGTTGTTTGCGGGGATCGGTGAGCGTGTGGAGCTTACCCACAAAGCCAGCAGCCGTGCCACCTTTGCAATAGGCGCATTACGCGCTGCCAAGTTCCTGACCGGAAAAAATGCCGGCCTTTATGATATGCAGGACGTGTTAAGTTTAAGGTAA
- the fur gene encoding ferric iron uptake transcriptional regulator, whose protein sequence is MHDQKDLKNAGLKATLPRLKILELFENSKERHLSAEDVYKILITSDEDVGLATVYRVLTQFEQAGLLVRHHFESGKAVFELNESGHHDHIVCLQCGHVEEFCDDQIEKRQQAIAKERGFNIREHSLYIYADCSKSPCDKKAS, encoded by the coding sequence ATGCATGACCAAAAAGACTTAAAAAACGCCGGACTCAAAGCCACGCTGCCCAGGCTTAAAATTCTGGAACTGTTTGAGAATAGCAAAGAACGCCACCTGTCTGCCGAAGACGTTTATAAAATCCTGATTACTTCGGATGAAGATGTCGGACTGGCAACGGTTTACCGTGTGCTGACGCAGTTTGAACAGGCCGGCCTGCTGGTACGCCACCACTTTGAAAGCGGCAAAGCCGTATTTGAATTAAACGAAAGCGGCCATCACGACCATATCGTCTGCCTGCAATGCGGCCATGTTGAAGAGTTCTGTGATGACCAGATCGAGAAGCGCCAGCAAGCGATTGCCAAAGAAAGAGGCTTTAATATACGTGAGCATTCACTCTATATTTATGCAGACTGCTCAAAATCCCCCTGCGACAAAAAAGCCAGCTGA
- the hrcA gene encoding heat-inducible transcriptional repressor HrcA, with the protein MDKRAQILLKTLVEHYISDGQPIGSRTLLQHSGLDVSPATIRNVMSDLERIGFIASPHTSAGRIPTQKGYRFFVDSLLTIKPLQSKEIQLIKHELSSPDPQELINSAADMLSQLSQFAGVVMIPKRQTTTFKHLEFLPLSEKRILVIIVTTDGNVQNRIIMADKPYSASDLIQATNYFNHHFAGCTFDEAHQKLHEELLKMQSDINRLMAAALEMSDKVNSAGKENVVIAGERNLLQADDLSSNVASLRKLFELFERRTQLMQLLDSSKQAAGIQIFIGGESHYLPLDECSMVTAPYEADGQVVGTLGVIGPTRMAYERVIPIVDITAKLLSNALSTN; encoded by the coding sequence ATGGATAAACGCGCGCAGATTTTACTTAAAACCCTGGTTGAACATTACATCAGTGATGGTCAGCCTATCGGTTCCCGCACGCTATTGCAGCACTCGGGGCTTGATGTCAGCCCTGCGACTATCCGCAACGTCATGAGCGACCTTGAGCGCATCGGTTTCATTGCCAGCCCGCACACATCGGCCGGACGCATCCCTACACAAAAAGGCTACCGTTTCTTTGTAGACTCACTGCTCACGATAAAGCCGCTGCAATCCAAGGAAATCCAGCTTATAAAACATGAGCTTTCCTCACCCGACCCACAGGAACTCATCAACAGCGCGGCCGACATGCTCTCCCAGCTTTCCCAGTTTGCCGGGGTGGTCATGATTCCGAAACGGCAGACCACGACATTCAAACACCTGGAATTCCTGCCCCTGAGTGAAAAGCGTATTCTGGTGATTATCGTAACGACCGACGGCAACGTTCAGAACCGCATCATCATGGCTGATAAACCGTATAGCGCTTCTGACCTCATACAGGCCACCAATTATTTCAACCATCATTTTGCCGGATGCACTTTCGACGAAGCTCACCAGAAACTGCACGAAGAGCTGCTCAAAATGCAATCCGATATCAACCGCCTGATGGCTGCGGCACTTGAAATGAGCGACAAGGTCAACAGCGCCGGAAAAGAAAATGTTGTGATTGCAGGCGAACGCAACCTGTTGCAGGCGGATGATTTATCTTCAAACGTTGCAAGTTTGCGCAAACTTTTTGAGCTGTTCGAGCGTCGTACTCAACTGATGCAGTTACTGGACAGCAGCAAACAGGCTGCCGGCATACAGATATTCATCGGCGGCGAAAGCCACTACCTGCCACTGGATGAATGCAGCATGGTCACCGCCCCTTACGAAGCGGACGGACAGGTCGTAGGCACGCTGGGGGTGATCGGACCGACACGCATGGCATATGAACGCGTGATCCCGATCGTGGATATCACCGCCAAACTGCTGTCAAACGCATTATCGACCAATTAA
- the recN gene encoding DNA repair protein RecN, whose amino-acid sequence MLQSLSIRDFVIVSKLDLEFQPGFTVLTGETGAGKSILIDALSLALGARGEGGVTRVGCDKAEISVMFDIVRHTEVRAWLQQSELEGDSGELVLRRVVYADGRSRAFINGTPVTVQQLKDIGEMLVDIYSQNAHHSLLKLATQRQILDEFGGLAAVAGEVAVKYRHWHHLHELRLSLEKNAAAYADELAGLRDDTRELSQLAFVAAEWDELQQEHTRLSNGAELIKNGEACLELLSEGDLSALSQLAHIQHKLQTMHEYDASLTEALETLDSGMIQLQEASRSISRYVQHVDLDPSRLNEVEARIQAIHAAARKYRVAVEDLPDLLLTFQARMAELAEVEDSKALAEQEAQAFSEYTQLAEKLSAGRKRAAATLHEKITAEMQRLSLSGGKFVVELSPQPPGANGLEQVEFMVAGHAGVLPRPLNKVASGGELSRISLAIRVVTAQQGGVPTMIFDEVDVGIGGGVAEVVGNLLKQLGVERQVLVITHLPQVAALGQHHLRVSKALVNEQTLSNIEQLDDGQRIEEIARMLGGLEITDTTRKHATEMLGFA is encoded by the coding sequence ATGCTGCAAAGCCTGTCTATCCGTGATTTTGTGATTGTCAGCAAACTTGACCTGGAGTTCCAGCCCGGGTTTACCGTGCTTACCGGCGAGACCGGCGCAGGCAAGTCCATCCTGATTGATGCCTTGTCGCTGGCACTGGGGGCCAGGGGTGAAGGCGGCGTTACGCGTGTCGGCTGCGACAAAGCGGAAATCAGTGTGATGTTCGATATTGTGCGGCACACCGAAGTCCGTGCATGGCTGCAGCAGTCGGAACTGGAAGGTGATTCCGGTGAACTTGTGCTGCGCCGGGTGGTGTATGCGGATGGGCGTTCACGCGCTTTTATCAATGGTACGCCGGTCACGGTACAGCAGCTTAAGGATATTGGGGAAATGCTGGTGGATATTTACAGCCAGAATGCCCATCACTCCCTGCTCAAGCTGGCAACGCAGCGCCAGATCCTGGATGAGTTCGGCGGGCTGGCGGCGGTGGCGGGTGAGGTTGCGGTGAAATACAGGCATTGGCACCATCTGCATGAGCTGCGCTTGTCCCTGGAAAAAAATGCAGCCGCCTATGCGGATGAGCTGGCCGGTCTGCGCGACGATACCCGTGAGCTATCGCAGCTGGCTTTTGTTGCCGCCGAGTGGGATGAATTGCAGCAGGAGCACACGCGCTTGTCCAACGGTGCGGAACTCATCAAGAACGGAGAGGCTTGTCTTGAGCTTTTAAGCGAAGGCGACTTGTCGGCCTTGAGCCAGTTGGCGCACATACAGCATAAACTGCAAACGATGCATGAATATGATGCCAGCCTGACCGAAGCATTGGAGACGCTGGATTCGGGCATGATCCAATTGCAGGAGGCCAGCCGTTCCATCAGCCGTTATGTTCAGCATGTGGATCTGGATCCATCACGCCTGAATGAGGTGGAGGCCCGCATTCAGGCCATCCATGCGGCTGCACGCAAATATCGCGTTGCCGTGGAAGACCTGCCGGATCTGCTGCTGACATTCCAGGCGCGCATGGCTGAGCTGGCCGAGGTGGAGGACAGCAAGGCACTGGCGGAGCAGGAGGCTCAGGCGTTCAGCGAATATACGCAGCTTGCTGAAAAACTAAGTGCCGGCAGAAAGCGTGCCGCAGCGACGCTGCACGAAAAGATCACTGCCGAGATGCAGCGCCTTTCATTAAGCGGCGGTAAATTCGTGGTGGAATTGTCGCCGCAGCCGCCGGGGGCTAACGGCCTGGAACAGGTTGAATTTATGGTGGCGGGCCATGCCGGCGTGTTGCCGCGACCGCTCAATAAAGTGGCGTCAGGCGGTGAGCTGTCGCGCATCAGCCTCGCCATTCGCGTGGTGACTGCGCAGCAGGGCGGCGTGCCGACGATGATATTTGATGAGGTCGATGTGGGCATAGGCGGTGGCGTAGCCGAAGTGGTCGGCAACCTGCTGAAGCAGCTGGGTGTCGAGCGCCAGGTGCTTGTGATTACGCATTTGCCGCAAGTCGCGGCGCTTGGGCAGCATCATTTGCGTGTCAGCAAAGCCCTGGTGAATGAACAGACGCTGAGCAATATCGAGCAGCTGGATGATGGGCAGCGCATCGAAGAAATCGCCCGCATGCTTGGCGGCCTGGAAATTACGGACACCACGCGCAAACATGCGACGGAGATGCTGGGGTTTGCCTGA